From Coriobacteriia bacterium:
TGTTTCTTCCGGGCAAGGGCCGGGATTTTGGCGCGCCGGGAGACCCCTGCCCAGGAAAACCGCAGGTGAAATACTCGTGGCTAGCTAGTATTACCGGCAAAAACGAGGCCCTAGCGTCCAAGAAACGTGCACTTGAGGCCAAAACGAACACGGACGCCTCAAGAGCCGTGCACTTAACGGCTTTTTATGGCACGCGGCCGCACCCGGGCGCCGAGAAACGTGCCCATCCCGCACTGTGTACCCGCCACCGAGGTGCCAAATGACGCGTTGGCGCACCCCTCGCGCATCAAGCGCGCATCGTCCGGCGCGAAGAGACGCGCTACCATGGGGCCACACCTCCAGAACCAGGGCGCGCAGCCGCACGCGTCCCGCGAAAGGACATCCCCATGGTCACCCAGCCCGCCAGCGCAGTGCCTCCCTCCCCCGAACGTCCTCCCGAGCCCGTCAAAGCGTGTATCCCATCAGCCCCCGAAACCGAGACACCCGCCATCCCGCTCGAAGAGCAGCAGAACGTCTACCGCATCCTCGCCTCCCAGTTCCCCTTTGAGCAGGACATCCCCATGGCAACGGTGTCGCACGCACTCAACGAGGCCGGCGTCGACAGGGAGTCGTTCGGCTTCAAGAAGATGAAAGCCTTCCTTGCCGAGCTCACGAGCTTTCTCTCATTTACCGACATCATCGCCAACGGCGTACCGCAGCGCCTCGTGACGATCCACGAGCAGCCGGGCTGGGCCGCACCCACCACGAGCGCCCCCGAGACGGCAAAGCCGCGCCCCAGCCGCCCGCAGGCGTCCTCTCCGTCGAAAGAGCTCGAGCGCTTCGCCTGGCTGGGCTCTTGGAACAGCTTCCTCTCCCAGCTCGCCGCCATGGCGCTTCCCGAGAGCTGGGACTTCGATGCACCCGACGAGCGTCCCTCCGGGCAGAGGCCCTTCGCCATCCTCAAGAGCTTCATCTGCACGACGTTTTACCGGCTTAAGCTCGAGGACAAAGTTCTCGTCAACGAGGAGGGCACGTTCGCAGCATTCAACACCGGCCTGTTCGACCGCCGCTACGACGACATCTACGCATGCTTCGAGCCCTCGGGCGCAGGTGAATCCGACGAGCTGGCGCCCTGGAAGTTCGCTGGGCTGTGCACCTGCGGCGTGCGCACACTGGGCAAGCGCCTCGTCAGCACGTTCAACCCGCGCCCCGAGCCCGCATCGTACTTCGCGAGCAAAGACGACCTGCTCTACGACCTGAACCGCGAGCTCATCGTGGACTACGACCACATCCTCATCGACAACATCGCGCGACTTCCCATCGCCTACCTGCGCGACGAGCTGGGAGAGGATCCCGAGATGGTCGCCCTGCTCAGCGAGGCTGAGGCCCCGGACGTGGCACCCGAGCGCTATGCGGCCCTGCTCGGGCAGGTGGGGCGCTCCATACAGGCCAACCCGCGGCTGTTCCGCCGCCTGCGCTGGCGCCTGGAAGACGCAGTGGACGTTGCCAAGCGGCGCATCCGCTGGAACTACAAGACGGCCATCCCGTCGTACTACCCGCGCGCCAACACGATGAGCCTGCTGCTGCCGCTGTGCCTCCTCGAGGATGGGGTAGCCGACGTCGCACTCGTCGTGCAGCTCATGCCGTCGGGCGTCTACCAGGGACAGACGATCCTCACGATGCGCCAGGCGTACATGAACGCGCGACTCATCTGCCGCCCCGACAGCGACTGGCTCACGACCGTCGGGCGCGCGGACAGCGGAGAGGGCGAGGAGTAGGCCCCGGGTTCAGGGGCCAACCGCACCAGCCTCGAATCCAAGACCCGGCAGCGCCTACAGCTCCCCCGCCGCGAGCAGGTCGCGCACCTCAGAGAGGCTTGCGCAAACGCGGGTTGCAAGGGTACGGATCTCGTCGGTCGGCGCCATCGTATCAGGCACCATCACCGTGACGAAGCCGCCCGCAGCACCGGCGCGCACCCCAGGGAAGCTGTCCTCGAGCACAAGCGTGCGCGCGGGGACCGTGCCCAGGCGACGAGCAGCCTCGAGGAAGATGTCGGGCGCTGGCTTGGAGCGGGCAACCTGCTTACCGGGAACGATGGCCGCAAAGCAATCGGCGATGCCCGCGCGATCGAGGTTGTTGCGGATAAGCGCTTCGGGACTCGACGACGCCACCGCCATCGGGATGCCCTGGGCCGCCAGGTAGTCAAGCAGCCCGAACAGGCCCGGCTTGGGCGGCACACCTCGCGCGAAAGCGAGCTCGGCCTGGCGGTAAAACTCAGCGAACACGGCCTCGGCATCCACGTCGGCCCCGCAGAAGCGGCGGATGACGGCGAGGGCGGCGTCGCCGGTCGTACCGCGGGCTGCGTCGGGCATGCCGTCGGGCACGGTCAGCCCGAACGTCGCCAGCGCCGGCTCCCACAGCGTGCCCCACACGCGCTCGCTGTCGAACATGAGCCCGTCCATATCGAAAATGACGCCGTCGACCATGGGGTCGCCCCTCTCCCGTTTGTCCCATCCAAGCAGGCCAACCCGCGCTGCGGGTGCGCCCGGCGCCTAATCTACCGCAACACAAGCGGCCGGATGCCCGAGATGCGACATCCGGCCGCTCCACACATCACGCAGCGCTCGCCACAGCGCGCGCGGAGGCGTCCCTCCTTACGCAAGCACCGCCTTGCCGGCCGTGCGGCCCATCGAGACGGTCGCAAGCACGCCGGTGCCCGTCCCGGGGTAGTAGCTGCCCATGAAGCCGCCGACGACCTGGCCCGCGGCGAAGAGGTGCGCAATCGGCTCGCCAGCCGTGTCGAGCACGGCGCACGTAGCCGGGTCGACGCGCAGGCCGCCCACGGCGCCCAGGTTGTAGTCGTAGTTGCGCGTCGCGTAGAACGGCGCCTCGTCGATGGGCTCCATGCCGCAGCAGCGCGTCGGGAACTGCGAGTCCTTGCCGTCGGCCGCCATGTCGGCGTTCCACGTATCGATCGCAGCCTTGAGGTTGCCGGGGATAACACCCATCTGCTCGGCCAGCTCCTCGATCGTGTCAGCCGTCAGCACGGTGCCGCTCTCGATCTCGTCCGAGAGGTCGTCGCTCATCGGGCTCACACCACCGACGACAGCGCCACCCAGCGCGGCGGCCTTGCTGTCAAACACGCTCCACATGATGTGGTCCTCCTGCGCGAAGCCGGCACGCAGCACCCAGGCGTAGTGGTCGGACTCGCTCACGAAGCGACGCCCGTACTTGTTGACGAGAATGCCGGGGACCTCGGGCATGCCAGGTAGCGTGGGCGTGCCGCCGACATTGTTGCCCAGACCGATGAAACCGCCCATGCCGGTGAGGTCAGCACCAACGCTCATGCCCATGCGGATACCGGCGCCCGTGTTCGTGCCGACGGTGACGGCGTGGCTGTCGGCCAGTGCGGCGACCATGTGCAGGGAGAACGCCCTGGCCATGTCCTCGCCGCGATCGAAGCTGCACGTAGCAAGGATGACGCCCTTCGCGGCCTGGTAGCGCACGCCGTTGACGTCGACAACGCCCGTCACGACGCCCTCGCCGTCGACGACGAGATCAGCGACCTCCGTCTCCATGACAAACGTGCAGCCAGCCTCGTCACACGCTTTCTTGAGCGCGGCCACATGCCAGGCACCGTAGGTCAGGCCGTCCTCGTTGGCGCCGCTCGCGAGGTGGATACGGGGCTGCTGCAGGTCGGCGTCGACGTTGGGAATGACGCCGTTGCCGTACACCGTGTCGTACACGACGCCGAGGTCCTCCATAAACGCGATGCAAGCAGGGCCGTCGTCGCAGATGGACCGCACGAGCCCCTCGTCAAGCTGGCCCTCGCCCGCGGCAAGGTAGAAGTCGGCGTGCTTCGAGGTCGTGTCGCCAGAAACGCCGGCCGAGCTCTTCTGCAGGTCCGTACCGGCCGCCTGGATAACGCCCGACGAGTTGTTCGTGTTGCCGCCCACATTGGCCGCGCTGTCGATGAGGATAACGCTCGCACCCTCGCGCGCCGCGACGAGGCCGGCGACGAGACCAGCACCTCCCGCGCCCACGATGACGACGTCGGCGCTCTGGTCCCACGTGCCGTCATCAGCGGCGGGAGCGGCCACGGCAATGCCCGCCATCGCAGCAAGGCCAGCCGCAGCGCCCGCGACGCCGGCAGCCCCGCGCACGAAGGAGCGGCGAGAGAGCGAGGCGGATGGGACGTTCGTGTTCTGGGTCATGGGGATTCCCTTCTTCTCGAAACGGGGACGGCGCTCGTCACGCGCGAAGCCCGACGGCAGACACAGCCGCTTGCAGCTGGCTCGCATCAGCGCGCGTCACGCGTACGTTCGTACGAAGAGAGTATGGGAGCGAAGGAGCCCCGATGGCTATACCACTCGTCGTGGTAGACATCCTGAGCTGGGATGATAGCCAAGGATACCCATCCGTCGCGATAGGGGCCTACGCCCGCGCTGAGCCCCCGTCCCCGCCCGCGGCGAGAGCATCCCCAGCCCCTCGCCCCTCGATGAGGTCGATGAGCTCCTGCTGCGTGTGGATGTCCATCTTGCGGTAGATACTGCGGATGTGCGTCTTGGCCGTGTCGGGCGCGATGCCCAGCGAACGCCCGATGTAGGCCGCCGTCCGACCGCGTGCCAGCAGGCTCAGCACCTCCCGCTCGCGCGGCGTCAACGAGTGGCGACTTGCCAGGCCTGCGCAGGCTTCGGGGATCTCGTCGGTCGTCTCTGCCGGCTCACCCACCGCAAGCCATTGGCGCAGGGCGCTGCGTGGGTCGTTGAACACGAGCAGGACAGCCACAAAGAACGCCAGGACGATGGCCATGAACAGCAGGGCCGATGCCGTCTGGCCAGAAGAAGCGCCCTCCCCCTGCGCGACCAGAAGCCGGGTGCCCACGAGCATGCCCGGCACCTGAGACGCCTGAAACACGAGGTAGCCGAGGGCATACGTGCGCACGACGGGGCGATTGACACGCCGCGCAAGGTCACCCCAGTACACAACCATGAAGAAGTAGAACACCGCGAAGCCGAGCTCGTTGACGGTCGCGGCCAGCCACGTCGGCACGATCTGCACCGACGCCAGCGCAACGCCCGCCACCGTGGCGACAAGACCAACCGCATAGATCTGCGAAGCCCCGAATCGCGGACTCAGCCGAGCGCTCGCCAGCAGCATCACGAGGCCCGCCAGCAACTCGGAGCCCGCCATGCC
This genomic window contains:
- a CDS encoding DUF3825 domain-containing protein: MVTQPASAVPPSPERPPEPVKACIPSAPETETPAIPLEEQQNVYRILASQFPFEQDIPMATVSHALNEAGVDRESFGFKKMKAFLAELTSFLSFTDIIANGVPQRLVTIHEQPGWAAPTTSAPETAKPRPSRPQASSPSKELERFAWLGSWNSFLSQLAAMALPESWDFDAPDERPSGQRPFAILKSFICTTFYRLKLEDKVLVNEEGTFAAFNTGLFDRRYDDIYACFEPSGAGESDELAPWKFAGLCTCGVRTLGKRLVSTFNPRPEPASYFASKDDLLYDLNRELIVDYDHILIDNIARLPIAYLRDELGEDPEMVALLSEAEAPDVAPERYAALLGQVGRSIQANPRLFRRLRWRLEDAVDVAKRRIRWNYKTAIPSYYPRANTMSLLLPLCLLEDGVADVALVVQLMPSGVYQGQTILTMRQAYMNARLICRPDSDWLTTVGRADSGEGEE
- a CDS encoding HAD family phosphatase, whose product is MVDGVIFDMDGLMFDSERVWGTLWEPALATFGLTVPDGMPDAARGTTGDAALAVIRRFCGADVDAEAVFAEFYRQAELAFARGVPPKPGLFGLLDYLAAQGIPMAVASSSPEALIRNNLDRAGIADCFAAIVPGKQVARSKPAPDIFLEAARRLGTVPARTLVLEDSFPGVRAGAAGGFVTVMVPDTMAPTDEIRTLATRVCASLSEVRDLLAAGEL
- a CDS encoding FAD-dependent oxidoreductase, which codes for MTQNTNVPSASLSRRSFVRGAAGVAGAAAGLAAMAGIAVAAPAADDGTWDQSADVVIVGAGGAGLVAGLVAAREGASVILIDSAANVGGNTNNSSGVIQAAGTDLQKSSAGVSGDTTSKHADFYLAAGEGQLDEGLVRSICDDGPACIAFMEDLGVVYDTVYGNGVIPNVDADLQQPRIHLASGANEDGLTYGAWHVAALKKACDEAGCTFVMETEVADLVVDGEGVVTGVVDVNGVRYQAAKGVILATCSFDRGEDMARAFSLHMVAALADSHAVTVGTNTGAGIRMGMSVGADLTGMGGFIGLGNNVGGTPTLPGMPEVPGILVNKYGRRFVSESDHYAWVLRAGFAQEDHIMWSVFDSKAAALGGAVVGGVSPMSDDLSDEIESGTVLTADTIEELAEQMGVIPGNLKAAIDTWNADMAADGKDSQFPTRCCGMEPIDEAPFYATRNYDYNLGAVGGLRVDPATCAVLDTAGEPIAHLFAAGQVVGGFMGSYYPGTGTGVLATVSMGRTAGKAVLA